The DNA region CCTGAAGTCTCCGCGCCCGGCGGCCGCCCCGCCGGGCGCTTTGCGTCGATGGTTCGCGTCCAGATTTGAGCCGTCAGAAATTCGAGCAGCTCGAGCCGGTGACGCTGCCGATCGTAAAATCGTGGCAGACGAGGCCGGGATTGTCGGGATCGGGATAACCGTCATCCGTCCTCTGCCGCTCGCGGATCGTGTGCGAGAAGCGCCAGCCGCGGGCGCGCATCCAGTTCTTGTAGGGCCGTGACGTCGGCGAGCCGTTCTGCGGTGCGCCAAACTGCGCATCGCAATACGCATGGTCGACATGCAGCGCGTCGTCGCCGCGCCTCTGCTTCAGCATGTTGGTCCAGATGTCCTGATCGGCATGGGCGGCGGCAACGCCGCCGACCAGCAAGAGCGCCATCAGACTCACGCGTTTCATGCTTGCCTCCATCGCTTGCACTGACACCTGTCGGTCGCGCGCGATGAGGCTGCGGGTTCGAAGCCGGCCGGTTACAAATTGGACATTTGCGCGCTCATGACCGCGGTTCGGATTGGTCCCGCCGCTCGGTGAACACGCGGCGCGGCGAGCGCGAGACGCGGAGCCAGTCGGCGCCGGTGCAATAGAAGCGGCCGAGCGCGCACGCCTCGACCCGCAGCGTGTCGATCCCCTTCAGCCGCATCGTGCCGTAATAGGTGCTGCCGCTGCCGGCGCTGTAGACGGTGCCGCTCCACTGCGTGTCCTTTTTCGGCTTCATGTTGATCAGCACGGCTTCGCCGAGATCGCGTGATGACTTGTCCAGCACATAGCCGCACAGCGCCGTGCCGCAGCTGCGGATCCGCACCAGGCCGTCGGCCTCGGTCTGCCAATCGCCGACCGGCGCCTCGGCCGGCTCGTCGTCGCGTTGGCGCGGCGGCGCCGCAGGCGCGGGCTCGCGCGCCGCGACCGGAAGTGGCGCAAGCAGTGGCACCGGAGCCGCGACAACGGGCCGTGGCGGGGGTGCCGGCGGCGCTGCGACCGGGGCGGCTGCGACCGGGGCGGGCTTCTCCACGATCGCCGGCGCGGCAGACGGAGCAAGCGGTGGAAGCACGGCGCTTGCGACCGGCGCGGCGGCAATCACCGCCGTCGTCGCCGGCGCCTTGACCGGCTTTGGCGCATCATAATTCTCATCGCGGCCGTCGCGCCTGGAGACGCCGGAGACCGAGACGCAGGACAGCGAGCGGCACCGCGTGGATTCGATATGGATCCGATGGCCGCCGACCGAGAACGAGATGCCGCTGCCGGCATGGGCCGACGAAGCGAGCAGCATCAGCACGGCGAGCAGCGAAAAGCGCGTCATGGGAGTCTCCCGGATGTCAGGCCGACGCTAGCCGGGAGCCGCTCGCGGCGCCGTGATCTGAGTCACCGTGGCAGCCGTCCCGCGACCGCCCGGAGCGTGATGCACATCACGGAAGCCGGCGCTGGCGGCGCGTAGCTTCCGGGCATCATCCGATGCAACCCGGCACACGCCGCTCAACATTCAGGGGAGACTGTCATGAAGAAGCTCGTTGCGATCGCCGCCCTGCTGATGGCGACCACCTCAGCCCATGCCGGCGGGGCCGGCATCACCTTCCAGATCGACGGCCAGCGCATCCATGTCGAAGCGCCGCGCAACTGCAACGCGCTGTCCTGCATCCGCATCGTCGCGCCGGGCTACAACGGCAATATCGGCGACATCAACATGAAGGGTCTCGGTTCGAAGAAGGACGACGACGATGACTATGCCGCGTCCGACACGCCGCCGCCCCCGCCGCCGTCTTCGCCTCGCCATACGCGCTATCGCGTGCCGGCCACCGCGCAGCAGGACCAGCAATCGGCAGCCCCCGCGACGGCCGATGTGTCGCCGCCTCCTCCGCCGCCCGCCCCGACCACAACGGTCGCGACCGCCGCTCCTGCACCGGTCGAGGCCACACCCGTTGCGCCGGCGCCGGCTCCGGTCGCCGCCACCCAGCCCGCGCCGCAGCCTGCGCCGATCACCGCAGCCCCAGAGCCCGCGCCGACCGGACCGATCGGCATCTGGGCCACCGAGGAGAACAAGGGCAATGTCCGCGTCGAGCAATGCGGCGCCAACCTCTGCGGCTACTCGGAGAAAAGCGGCGAGCAGATCCTGATCAACATGAAGCCCGCCGGCAGCAAATGGAGCGGCCGCATCCACGACCCCGACTCCGGCCGCAATTACGACTCGACCATCGCGATGAAGGGCCCGAATGCGATGCGGGTGCAGGGTTGCGCCTTTGGCGGCATGTTCTGCGGCGGCCAGACCTGGAAGCGCGCCGGCTAGCTCAACGCGCGTTCTCGATGCCCGATGTCCGCTGCCTCACCCCCGGCCCAGCGGACATCGGCCGTTGATGCCCGCTTCATCCGGAGCATCCGAGACGGTATAATCTCCCGACGCAATGAATCTCACGGGAGCGGCACCAGATGGCGTTGACGGCTCTTGATCTCGGCCTCCGCGGTGCGGTGGTCGGGCTGTTCCTGGTGGTCTGCGCCGTCCTGCTGCTGCGCTACACCGCCGTGCACCGCGCGGCGAGCCTTGGTGCCGCGCTAGGCGTGGCAGGTGCGGCCTACGCGATCTCGACGGCGCCGTTCTTTCCCACCTGGTCGTTCGGCTGGAGCTCGCCCTTTGTCGCACTCGGCATGAGCTCTCCCGTCATCCTGTGGCTGTGGGCGCGCATGATCTTCGACGCGCATTTTGTGCTGCGGCCCTGGCATGGCGTGATGTGGGCGGTCGTCGCCGGCATCGGCGTCGTCACTTTCAGCGGCTCGACCGGCTGGCCGGGCCTCGCGGCGACCTGCGGCCGCCTGCTGGCGCTGACGACGATCGCCTGCGCCCTGCTCGCCATGGCGCAGATTCCGAAGGGCTGGCGCAAGGCCATCGCCACCGCGCGCGGCCGGCTGCTGGTCGCGCTGATCATCGGCATCAGCCTGCAGATGATGCTGGGCGCGGGCGCCGGGCTTGCCGCGATCCCGATCCGGGCCAACAGCCTCGCGCACGCGCTCGGCCTCGGCGCCTTCGCGCTGATCTCGGTCTGGATGATGCTGTTCGATCCGCCCGAGAGCGAGCCGGCCGTGGCCGGCGCTGGCGGAAGCGATCAGGCCACCCAAATGGCGCGCTCGCTTGGCAATGTTGACCTGACGGCGGCGGACCACGCCGCGCTCAACCGCCTTAAATATCTGATGACGACCGAACGGGCCTACCGGCAGGAGGGGTTGAGCATCGGCGTCCTCGCGGTCAAGCTTGGCCTGCCGGAGTACCGCTTGCGCAGCCTGATCAATGACGGGCTCGGCCACCGCAACTTCAACGCCTTCGTCAACCGGTATCGCCTCGACGAGGCCAAGGCGGCGCTCGCCGATCCAGGCCAGACCGAAGTGCCGGTGCTGACGATCGCGCTCGATGCCGGGTTCCAGTCGCTGGCGCCGTTCAACCGCGCCTTCAAGGCTGAGACCGGATTGACGCCGACCGAATTCCGCCGGCGGATCGCGGGCGCGACGGAAATCGCCCCGTCAGACTGACAAATCGTTCCTCGATTTCGAAATTCGATAGGCGCGAAGCCGCGCGATCTGCCTGACTGGGCCCGAACGACAGGGATTCGAGGCATCCAGGTGAGTGAGGCTGTACGAGACGGCTCGGTCCAACCCGCCGGGCTCTGGACCCCCGCGGGCCGCGGCGGCTGGCGCGAAGGCGCGGTTGTCCTTGCAATCGTGCTGGCACCGGTCGGACTGGCGGTGATCCTGACCACCGCGGCCATGCTGGCGCTGGTGATCTGGCAACTCCAGGATCAGGGCTACGTCGATCTGCCGACACCGGCCAATATTCGGCTGCTCGGGATGTTGTGCTACGTCGCCGGCAGCTGGATTGCGGTGGTCGCGGCCTGGTTCTGGTCGCAGCGACGGGGCATGCGCCGCGACGTCTTCATCTTTCGCCGGCTGACATGGCCGGCCGCGGCGGCGAGCCTCGTCGGGCTGGTGATCGCGGTCTATGGCGCCCCGGCCGCCACACACT from Bradyrhizobium genosp. L includes:
- a CDS encoding DUF2147 domain-containing protein, which codes for MTRFSLLAVLMLLASSAHAGSGISFSVGGHRIHIESTRCRSLSCVSVSGVSRRDGRDENYDAPKPVKAPATTAVIAAAPVASAVLPPLAPSAAPAIVEKPAPVAAAPVAAPPAPPPRPVVAAPVPLLAPLPVAAREPAPAAPPRQRDDEPAEAPVGDWQTEADGLVRIRSCGTALCGYVLDKSSRDLGEAVLINMKPKKDTQWSGTVYSAGSGSTYYGTMRLKGIDTLRVEACALGRFYCTGADWLRVSRSPRRVFTERRDQSEPRS
- a CDS encoding DUF2147 domain-containing protein produces the protein MKKLVAIAALLMATTSAHAGGAGITFQIDGQRIHVEAPRNCNALSCIRIVAPGYNGNIGDINMKGLGSKKDDDDDYAASDTPPPPPPSSPRHTRYRVPATAQQDQQSAAPATADVSPPPPPPAPTTTVATAAPAPVEATPVAPAPAPVAATQPAPQPAPITAAPEPAPTGPIGIWATEENKGNVRVEQCGANLCGYSEKSGEQILINMKPAGSKWSGRIHDPDSGRNYDSTIAMKGPNAMRVQGCAFGGMFCGGQTWKRAG
- a CDS encoding helix-turn-helix domain-containing protein produces the protein MALTALDLGLRGAVVGLFLVVCAVLLLRYTAVHRAASLGAALGVAGAAYAISTAPFFPTWSFGWSSPFVALGMSSPVILWLWARMIFDAHFVLRPWHGVMWAVVAGIGVVTFSGSTGWPGLAATCGRLLALTTIACALLAMAQIPKGWRKAIATARGRLLVALIIGISLQMMLGAGAGLAAIPIRANSLAHALGLGAFALISVWMMLFDPPESEPAVAGAGGSDQATQMARSLGNVDLTAADHAALNRLKYLMTTERAYRQEGLSIGVLAVKLGLPEYRLRSLINDGLGHRNFNAFVNRYRLDEAKAALADPGQTEVPVLTIALDAGFQSLAPFNRAFKAETGLTPTEFRRRIAGATEIAPSD